The Urbifossiella limnaea genome has a window encoding:
- a CDS encoding sterol desaturase family protein: MGIDSLTRAAQGAVGSTLSELVWYTLAASAAYLFFYVAFRTRLRHRRASPRDPHAGQIRREVAHSLRSILVFGVVTLFVLLAARAGWTRLYGRVEQYGWPWFFASIAVMVVVHDAYFYWTHRLMHHPRVFRLVHRAHHRSTSPTPWAAYAFGPVEAVVQAGIGPLVVFTIPTHGAAFAAFMAWQIGFNVLGHCGYEIFPRWFLRTPLGWVLNSVTHHAQHHEAFRANYGLYFNVWDRLMGTNHPDYRARFEQATAGGAATPPEAPTADEPQPLTAAW; the protein is encoded by the coding sequence GTGGGGATCGACAGCCTGACCCGTGCCGCTCAGGGGGCCGTCGGGTCCACGCTCTCCGAGTTGGTCTGGTACACGCTCGCGGCGTCCGCCGCCTACCTGTTCTTCTACGTCGCCTTCCGCACCCGCCTCCGCCACCGCCGGGCGTCGCCCCGCGACCCGCACGCGGGCCAGATCCGCCGGGAGGTCGCCCACTCCCTCCGCAGCATCCTCGTCTTCGGGGTCGTCACCCTCTTCGTGCTGCTCGCCGCCCGGGCCGGGTGGACCCGCCTCTACGGCCGGGTCGAGCAGTACGGGTGGCCGTGGTTCTTCGCCAGCATCGCGGTGATGGTCGTCGTCCACGACGCATACTTCTACTGGACCCACCGGTTGATGCACCACCCCCGGGTGTTCCGCCTCGTCCACCGCGCCCACCACCGGTCGACCAGCCCGACCCCGTGGGCCGCCTACGCGTTCGGCCCGGTCGAGGCGGTCGTCCAGGCCGGGATCGGCCCGCTCGTCGTGTTCACCATCCCGACGCACGGAGCCGCGTTCGCCGCGTTCATGGCCTGGCAGATCGGGTTCAACGTGCTCGGCCACTGCGGGTACGAGATCTTCCCCCGGTGGTTCCTGCGGACCCCGCTCGGGTGGGTGCTCAACTCGGTGACCCACCACGCCCAGCACCACGAGGCGTTCCGGGCCAACTACGGGCTGTACTTCAACGTCTGGGACCGGCTCATGGGGACCAACCACCCGGACTACCGGGCGCGGTTCGAGCAGGCGACGGCCGGTGGCGCGGCAACTCCGCCGGAGGCACCGACAGCCGACGAGCCGCAACCCCTGACCGCCGCCTGGTAA
- a CDS encoding NADH:flavin oxidoreductase/NADH oxidase, which yields MPEVDLLSPLTIRGVRFRNRIVMSPMCQYVAKEGLADDWHLVHLGSRAAGGVALVVVEATAVTRDGRITNSDLGIWTDDHVGPLARIARFVESQGAVAGIQLAHAGRKASCDLPWKGGAGLTTPAAGGWPVVGPSAIAFDDGHPVPAALDAAGIDGVVAAFEVATRRALAAGFRVIEVHAAHGYLLHEFLSPLSNTRTDDYGGSLENRMRLLLRVAGSVRGLVPAKLPVFVRISATDWADGGWDADQSVVLARRLKEVGIDLVDVSSGGLVPKARIPVGRGYQVPFARRLRDEAGVMTGAVGLITDARQADGIVTGGDADLVFVARELLREPYWALKAQQELGEEPTWPISYGYAVKRRAK from the coding sequence GTGCCCGAGGTCGATCTGCTCAGCCCGCTCACGATCCGCGGCGTCCGGTTCCGCAACCGCATCGTGATGTCCCCGATGTGCCAGTACGTCGCCAAAGAGGGCCTGGCCGACGACTGGCACCTGGTCCACCTCGGGAGTCGCGCCGCCGGCGGGGTGGCGCTCGTGGTCGTCGAGGCCACCGCCGTCACACGGGACGGCCGGATCACGAACAGCGACCTGGGCATCTGGACCGACGACCACGTCGGGCCGCTGGCTCGGATCGCCCGGTTCGTCGAGTCGCAGGGCGCGGTCGCCGGGATTCAACTCGCCCACGCCGGCCGGAAGGCGAGCTGCGACCTGCCGTGGAAGGGCGGGGCCGGGCTGACGACCCCCGCGGCCGGCGGGTGGCCGGTGGTCGGCCCCAGCGCGATCGCCTTCGACGACGGCCACCCGGTCCCCGCCGCCCTGGACGCGGCCGGGATCGACGGGGTCGTGGCCGCGTTCGAGGTCGCCACGCGGCGGGCGTTGGCGGCCGGGTTCCGGGTGATCGAGGTCCACGCCGCGCACGGCTACCTGCTCCACGAGTTCCTCTCCCCGCTCAGCAACACGCGGACGGACGACTACGGCGGCAGCCTGGAGAACCGGATGCGGCTCCTCCTCCGCGTGGCGGGGTCGGTGCGCGGGCTGGTTCCGGCCAAACTCCCCGTCTTCGTCCGCATCTCCGCGACCGACTGGGCGGACGGCGGGTGGGACGCGGACCAGTCGGTGGTGCTGGCGCGCCGCCTGAAGGAGGTGGGGATCGACCTGGTCGACGTGTCGTCCGGCGGGCTGGTGCCGAAGGCCCGCATCCCGGTCGGCAGGGGGTATCAGGTGCCGTTCGCCCGCAGGCTCCGGGACGAGGCCGGGGTGATGACCGGGGCGGTCGGCCTGATCACCGACGCCCGGCAGGCCGACGGGATCGTGACTGGGGGCGACGCCGACCTGGTGTTCGTCGCCCGGGAGTTGCTCCGGGAGCCGTACTGGGCACTGAAGGCCCAGCAGGAACTCGGGGAGGAGCCGACGTGGCCGATCTCCTACGGGTACGCGGTCAAGCGGCGGGCGAAGTAG
- a CDS encoding SOS response-associated peptidase: MCGRYTLSSRPEDIARTFDLYQQPDLLPRYNVAPAQLVAVVALKGDGKTRGLAQLRWGFVPYWANDPNSGPRPINARAETVAYKPPFDHAFRERRCLIPADGFFEWAKVGTKKVGHHLRLKAGGVMAFAGVWDVWKAEGRPTLATCAIITVAANELVKPFHDRMPAVITPEKFDLWMGFDTPARDLLGALAPLPAEQLEVVRVGPAVNKVTNDTPACVAPAA, encoded by the coding sequence ATGTGCGGCCGGTACACGTTGTCGTCCAGGCCCGAGGACATCGCCCGGACGTTTGACCTGTACCAGCAACCTGACCTCCTGCCCCGGTACAACGTCGCCCCCGCCCAACTGGTCGCCGTCGTCGCCCTCAAGGGGGACGGCAAGACACGCGGCCTGGCGCAACTCAGGTGGGGGTTCGTGCCGTACTGGGCGAACGACCCGAACTCCGGGCCGAGGCCCATCAACGCCAGGGCCGAGACGGTCGCGTACAAGCCGCCCTTCGACCACGCCTTCCGCGAACGCCGATGTCTCATCCCGGCCGACGGGTTCTTCGAGTGGGCCAAGGTCGGCACGAAGAAGGTCGGGCACCACCTCCGGTTGAAAGCCGGCGGCGTGATGGCGTTCGCCGGCGTCTGGGACGTGTGGAAGGCCGAGGGACGACCCACGTTGGCGACGTGCGCCATCATCACCGTGGCCGCGAACGAGCTGGTCAAGCCCTTCCACGACCGGATGCCGGCAGTCATCACGCCGGAGAAGTTCGACCTGTGGATGGGGTTCGACACCCCGGCGCGTGACCTCCTGGGGGCGCTCGCCCCTCTGCCTGCCGAGCAACTGGAGGTCGTTCGGGTCGGCCCGGCGGTGAACAAGGTGACCAACGACACCCCCGCGTGCGTCGCCCCGGCCGCGTGA
- a CDS encoding SOS response-associated peptidase family protein: MCGRYTLTAGWGEVANEFGLPEPLGAVTALPPRYNIAPSQAVPVVGSRRRYS; encoded by the coding sequence ATGTGCGGGCGGTACACACTGACAGCCGGGTGGGGCGAGGTCGCCAACGAGTTCGGCCTGCCCGAACCGCTCGGTGCCGTCACAGCCCTGCCGCCGCGGTACAACATCGCTCCCTCGCAGGCGGTGCCGGTCGTCGGATCACGCCGCCGCTACTCGTAG
- a CDS encoding ATP-binding protein: MANPPPAQSGLFADAPFAFADRFLQDHAGQIISEPRTAILELIANSYDAGATKIDLVWPNEKGQKFSVTDDGIGMTKAEFERRWRTLCYDREAEQGNAVVFPKGVRGIKRTAFGRSGKGRHAPFCFADSYEIATMKDGDLIQVRVGLASSGTTPFEITLLAESKKRGHGTEISAVLEKHLLGVDELKQLIGSKFIVDPSLCIRVNQQSVELMSLEGLKTTEIIVEGHGAVTIHFIDSIEHYRSARLRGISWWVNQRRVGEPNWDRLDDEGAYLDGRTEHAKKFSFIVMADFLTPGQDVKADWSDFHANQRTNAVRDAVHRYVIKEIQAQLATTRKERKKSAIENSRELMGELPTISKNTIGQFIDEVQEKCPTMSDRDLSRTVQVLAKLEQSRSGYDLLTQLAACSPDDLDTWNSLMQRWTASNAEIVLDELDRRLKLIGRMEKLVENPLADELHDLQPLFERGLWIFGPEFESVDFRSNRGLAEVIGRFLGGADYKPPKRRPDFVALPESTIGAYCADAYDTGGEICGIRKVAILELKKGGYCVTQKEADQARDYAKEIRKAGRVQAATEIVAYVLGATLEDGLESADYGDTTHIIPMIYQTVLRKAHQRTFNLQKRLLEALPSLASDPEVDEVLRVDAQQKLFDGSVPKHHMPTPNGVDRPAPATVEPGGGA, translated from the coding sequence ATGGCGAATCCACCACCAGCACAATCCGGCCTGTTCGCCGATGCCCCGTTTGCGTTCGCCGACCGCTTCTTGCAGGACCACGCCGGGCAGATCATTAGCGAACCCCGCACGGCGATCCTCGAACTGATAGCCAACTCCTACGACGCCGGGGCAACGAAAATCGACCTCGTATGGCCGAACGAGAAGGGCCAGAAGTTCTCGGTCACGGACGACGGCATCGGGATGACCAAGGCCGAGTTCGAGAGACGGTGGCGCACCCTCTGCTACGATCGGGAGGCCGAGCAGGGGAACGCAGTCGTCTTCCCGAAAGGCGTCAGGGGGATCAAACGGACGGCGTTCGGGCGCAGTGGCAAGGGCCGTCACGCCCCGTTCTGCTTTGCCGACTCGTATGAAATCGCCACCATGAAGGACGGCGATCTGATCCAGGTTCGAGTCGGTCTGGCGAGTTCCGGGACGACGCCGTTCGAGATCACACTGCTCGCAGAGTCGAAGAAGCGGGGACACGGCACGGAAATCTCCGCCGTCCTCGAAAAACACCTGCTCGGCGTCGATGAACTGAAGCAGTTGATCGGCTCGAAGTTCATCGTGGACCCGTCGCTCTGCATCCGGGTGAACCAGCAGTCGGTCGAACTGATGTCCCTCGAAGGACTGAAGACGACCGAGATCATTGTCGAGGGCCACGGTGCGGTCACGATCCACTTCATTGATTCCATCGAGCATTACCGGAGCGCCAGGCTCCGTGGGATCTCTTGGTGGGTCAACCAGCGGCGGGTCGGCGAACCAAACTGGGACCGGCTTGACGACGAGGGCGCTTACCTCGACGGGCGGACGGAACATGCAAAAAAGTTCAGCTTCATCGTGATGGCCGACTTCCTGACCCCCGGGCAGGATGTGAAGGCAGACTGGTCCGACTTCCACGCCAACCAGCGGACGAACGCCGTCCGTGACGCCGTGCATCGGTACGTCATCAAGGAGATTCAGGCGCAGTTGGCGACGACCCGAAAGGAGCGGAAGAAGTCGGCCATCGAGAACAGCCGGGAGTTGATGGGGGAACTCCCCACGATCTCGAAGAACACCATCGGCCAGTTCATTGACGAAGTTCAAGAGAAGTGTCCTACCATGTCCGACCGTGACCTGTCACGCACCGTGCAGGTCTTGGCGAAGCTGGAGCAAAGCCGTTCCGGTTACGACCTGTTGACGCAGTTGGCCGCCTGCTCGCCGGACGACCTCGACACCTGGAACTCGTTGATGCAGCGGTGGACGGCCAGTAACGCCGAGATCGTGCTGGACGAGCTTGATCGTCGGTTGAAGCTGATTGGCCGCATGGAGAAGTTGGTCGAGAACCCGCTGGCGGACGAACTCCACGACCTCCAGCCGCTTTTCGAGCGGGGGCTGTGGATATTCGGCCCGGAGTTCGAGTCGGTCGATTTTCGCTCGAACCGAGGGTTGGCGGAAGTCATCGGCAGGTTTCTCGGCGGGGCGGACTACAAGCCGCCGAAGCGCAGGCCAGATTTCGTGGCCCTGCCGGAAAGCACCATCGGGGCTTACTGCGCCGACGCCTACGACACGGGGGGCGAAATTTGCGGCATCCGAAAGGTCGCCATTCTGGAACTCAAGAAGGGCGGCTACTGCGTCACGCAGAAGGAAGCGGACCAAGCCCGTGACTACGCCAAGGAGATTCGCAAGGCCGGTCGTGTCCAGGCGGCGACAGAGATTGTGGCCTACGTCCTCGGCGCTACGCTGGAGGACGGCCTCGAATCGGCGGACTACGGCGACACCACCCACATCATCCCGATGATCTACCAGACCGTCCTCCGCAAAGCGCACCAGCGGACGTTCAACCTCCAGAAGCGACTGCTGGAAGCCCTGCCATCATTGGCGTCGGACCCGGAAGTGGATGAAGTGCTGCGGGTCGATGCACAACAGAAGTTATTCGATGGCTCGGTGCCGAAGCATCACATGCCGACGCCGAACGGAGTTGACCGGCCCGCTCCGGCAACCGTTGAGCCAGGGGGCGGCGCATGA
- the drmD gene encoding DISARM system SNF2-like helicase DrmD — MTTATSPHPELGQMVSVRSRNWMVTDVSASTLPPERLQAGLESPQHLLTLSSVEDDGLGEELNVIWELEPGARVIEKVALPDPTGFDAPDRLDAFLDAVRWGASSSADVRTIQAPFRSGIDIEDYQLDPVVRAIQMPRVNLLVADDVGLGKTIEAGMVALELIIRHRTRKILIVCPAPLQVQWQEQMRDKFGLDFRIVNSALMGVLRRSRGIHVNPWNHFPRLITSIDFLKRERPLRRFRELLPGPDEPAFPRKFDLMILDEAHNCAPSGVGRYATDSQRTQALRLLVPHFEHKLFLTATPHNGYPESFSALLELLDNQRFARSTPPDRKQLNAVMVRRMKSELPPKWDGSPRFPKRVLDPIEVPYTDEERAVHAALRQYADLRVERSQDNAEKLATEFVLKTLKKRLFSSPAAFLTTLDQHEKSLRMAKRGKAVRKPSVGILKQELDRVDEDYADDGEYDEAMTDAVDAASLLFTEPSPDELALLRQMRTWAEKASGQLDSKVNCLIDWLNAHLRPGKKWGHERVIIFTEYRATQNWLLEILAQRGFTGGERLLTMYGGMDSEEREEVKAAFQSAPDISPVRILLATDAAAEGLNLQNHCCRLIHYEIPWNPNRLEQRNGRIDRHGQKGFLADTGERQVFVYHFVGQGYKQRQHSAFSAKAADLDADLEFLMRVAKKVETIREDLGSYGTVLADDVEQAMLGRGYSMPGVGRADAKVEPVRKMLKFERDLAKQIGDLLEQYRETQRELRLSPENVRKVVEVGLALAEQPALIPLTHPSGKPVFTLPDLKHSWAACAEGLEHPHTKAVRPITFDHAAADGRDDLVLVHLNHRLVQMSLRLLRAEVWSLKGRKRLHRITARTVPDHALNVPAVVAHARLVVIGGDSHRLHEEIITAGGLLKEGRFSRMNLSELDNVLAAATGDEPAEPMRTHLLDLWDKFAPPLATALEARMRDRTTGLQKKLGERADKEADDIRAILLELKKAIDAELAEQASHQPTLFDDLETDQFERNRDFLRARSKTIPAEIERETAAVKSRFADPQPRMFPVAVTFLVPERLARADR, encoded by the coding sequence ATGACGACGGCAACCTCCCCGCACCCCGAACTGGGGCAGATGGTCAGCGTCCGGTCCCGCAACTGGATGGTCACGGACGTTTCTGCCAGCACGCTGCCACCCGAACGCCTTCAAGCCGGCCTGGAGTCGCCCCAGCATCTCCTCACGCTCTCGTCGGTCGAGGACGACGGCTTGGGCGAAGAACTCAACGTCATTTGGGAGCTTGAGCCGGGGGCCAGGGTCATCGAGAAGGTGGCCCTGCCCGACCCCACCGGGTTCGACGCGCCCGACCGCCTCGACGCCTTCCTCGATGCCGTCCGCTGGGGCGCGTCCTCGTCGGCGGACGTGCGGACGATCCAAGCCCCGTTCCGCTCCGGCATCGACATTGAGGACTACCAACTCGACCCGGTGGTGCGGGCCATCCAGATGCCACGGGTCAACCTCCTGGTCGCCGACGACGTGGGCCTCGGCAAGACCATCGAGGCGGGCATGGTGGCGCTCGAACTCATCATCCGCCACCGCACCCGGAAAATCCTCATCGTCTGCCCGGCCCCGCTCCAGGTGCAGTGGCAGGAGCAGATGCGGGACAAGTTCGGCCTCGACTTCCGCATCGTGAACTCGGCCCTGATGGGCGTGCTGCGCCGCAGCCGGGGCATCCACGTGAACCCGTGGAATCACTTCCCCCGGCTCATCACCAGCATCGATTTCCTCAAGCGGGAGCGCCCGCTGCGGCGGTTCCGGGAACTGTTGCCGGGGCCGGACGAGCCGGCCTTCCCTCGTAAGTTCGACCTGATGATTCTTGACGAGGCGCACAACTGTGCCCCGTCCGGCGTGGGCCGGTACGCCACGGACTCGCAGCGGACCCAGGCGCTCCGGCTGCTCGTCCCGCACTTTGAACACAAGCTGTTCCTTACGGCCACCCCCCACAACGGCTACCCAGAGAGCTTTTCGGCCCTGCTCGAACTGCTCGACAACCAGCGGTTCGCCCGCAGCACGCCGCCCGACCGCAAGCAACTCAATGCGGTGATGGTCCGCCGCATGAAGTCGGAGTTGCCGCCGAAGTGGGACGGCTCGCCCCGGTTCCCGAAGCGGGTGCTGGACCCCATCGAAGTCCCCTACACCGACGAGGAGCGGGCCGTTCACGCTGCGTTGCGTCAGTACGCCGACCTCCGGGTGGAGCGGTCCCAGGACAACGCCGAGAAGCTGGCGACCGAGTTCGTCCTGAAGACCCTCAAGAAGCGCCTCTTCTCCAGCCCGGCGGCGTTCCTGACGACCCTCGACCAGCACGAGAAGTCGCTGCGGATGGCGAAGCGGGGCAAGGCCGTCCGCAAGCCGTCCGTCGGCATCTTGAAGCAGGAACTCGACCGGGTGGACGAGGACTACGCCGACGACGGCGAGTACGACGAGGCGATGACCGACGCCGTGGACGCCGCCTCGCTGCTGTTCACCGAGCCGTCCCCGGACGAACTGGCCCTCCTCCGGCAGATGCGAACCTGGGCGGAAAAGGCGAGCGGGCAACTCGACTCGAAGGTGAACTGCCTGATCGACTGGCTGAACGCCCACCTGCGCCCCGGCAAGAAGTGGGGCCACGAGCGGGTCATCATCTTCACCGAGTACCGGGCCACGCAGAACTGGCTGCTGGAAATCCTCGCCCAGCGGGGGTTCACGGGCGGCGAGCGGCTGCTGACCATGTACGGCGGCATGGACTCCGAGGAGCGGGAGGAGGTCAAAGCCGCCTTCCAGTCGGCCCCGGACATCAGCCCGGTGCGCATCCTGCTCGCCACCGACGCCGCCGCCGAGGGGCTGAACCTCCAGAACCACTGCTGTCGGCTGATCCACTACGAAATCCCGTGGAACCCGAACCGGCTGGAGCAGCGGAACGGGCGGATCGACCGGCACGGGCAGAAGGGCTTCCTCGCCGACACCGGCGAGCGGCAGGTGTTCGTATACCACTTCGTCGGCCAGGGCTACAAGCAGCGGCAGCACTCGGCCTTCTCGGCGAAGGCGGCGGACCTGGACGCCGACCTGGAGTTCCTGATGCGGGTGGCGAAGAAGGTCGAGACGATTCGGGAAGACCTGGGCAGCTACGGCACGGTGCTGGCCGATGACGTCGAGCAGGCGATGCTCGGCCGGGGGTACTCGATGCCGGGCGTGGGCCGGGCCGACGCCAAGGTCGAACCCGTGCGGAAGATGCTGAAGTTCGAGCGGGATTTGGCGAAGCAGATCGGCGACCTGCTGGAGCAGTACCGGGAGACGCAGCGGGAGCTTCGGTTGTCCCCGGAGAACGTCCGCAAGGTGGTCGAGGTCGGGCTGGCCCTCGCCGAGCAACCCGCCTTGATCCCGCTGACCCACCCGTCCGGCAAGCCGGTCTTCACCCTCCCCGACCTGAAGCACAGTTGGGCGGCGTGCGCCGAGGGGCTGGAGCATCCGCACACGAAGGCCGTCCGCCCGATCACGTTCGACCACGCCGCCGCCGACGGGCGCGACGACCTCGTGTTGGTCCACCTGAACCACCGGCTCGTGCAGATGAGCCTGCGGCTGCTGCGGGCGGAAGTCTGGTCGTTGAAGGGTCGGAAGCGGCTGCACCGGATCACCGCCCGCACCGTGCCGGACCACGCCCTCAACGTGCCTGCGGTGGTGGCCCACGCCCGGCTGGTCGTGATCGGCGGCGACAGCCACCGGCTGCACGAGGAGATCATCACGGCGGGCGGGCTGCTCAAGGAGGGCCGCTTCTCCCGCATGAACCTCAGCGAGTTGGACAACGTGCTGGCGGCGGCCACGGGCGACGAACCCGCCGAGCCGATGCGGACCCACCTGCTCGACCTGTGGGACAAGTTCGCCCCGCCGCTGGCGACCGCCCTCGAAGCACGAATGAGGGACCGGACCACCGGCCTCCAGAAAAAGCTCGGCGAGCGGGCCGACAAGGAGGCCGACGACATCCGGGCGATCCTGCTCGAACTGAAGAAGGCCATCGACGCCGAACTCGCAGAGCAGGCGAGCCACCAGCCCACCCTGTTCGATGACTTGGAAACCGACCAATTCGAGCGGAACAGGGACTTCCTGCGGGCGAGGTCGAAGACGATCCCCGCCGAGATCGAGCGGGAGACGGCGGCGGTCAAGTCCCGCTTCGCCGACCCGCAGCCCCGGATGTTCCCCGTGGCAGTAACGTTCCTCGTGCCGGAACGGTTAGCGAGGGCAGACCGATGA